In the genome of Harpia harpyja isolate bHarHar1 chromosome 8, bHarHar1 primary haplotype, whole genome shotgun sequence, the window TTTTTTAGGTCTTGCAATTTTGGCCAGAAAGGTACCTGTGATGAAGATTTCAATCAACGTGGTGATGACCAGTTGGGCCACAAGTAAGAAAATGGCATGAGGACACTCCTCTGTAATGAAACGAAATCCATAGCCAATGGTTGTCTGTGACTCCAGGGAGAAGAGGAATGCCCCAGTCAGAGAGTCTACGTTCTTGACACATGGCTCACGCTTTGGGGTGAACTTGTTTATTTCTAAATCACCATGAAGGAATGCAATGGCATAGTAGATAACTCCAAAGAGGAACCAGGTCATAACAAAAGTAGCAGCAAATAAGGTGAGTTTGTACCTCCACTTCATGTCTATAACTGTAGTCCACAAATCTTGAAGGTAGAGTAGGTAAATGCCATCGACTTTGTCTATCCGCACATTGCTGTGACCACTTTTGGACATCACACGGGGTTTGTGTGCCTTAAGCATGGCAGTGTCAATGCCTCCGTTAACTAGTGGGACGCGGGACATATTAATCTTTGTGGTTTCCATTCTCACTGCTTCAGTCCTAAGGAGAGAATAAAAGAAGATTGTTACTTAATGAAATCAAAGCACATACATAACTGATTCTGAAAAGCATTTGATGGAGAGAAGGCACAAACATAATCTAAACACAGCAGCAGTGAATAAAAACAATTGGAATATAAAGTTACCATCATACAATATCTGACAttacaaataatttgaaaaaaaaaaaaaaatcattctttgaTTCTGGTGACTGCCAGATATGGAGAAGTAAGTTTCTTTTATGATAGCCTGCAAAAGAAATTTGACaaagctgaaattttattttagtactttatttctgtaaaatgcattaaattttttttcttacgtTTCTCTAGAGAAGAGGCTCTTTTTGATTACTGAGCAGGTTTTCTTTAATGCCCTGAAGAGAGACATCTGATCAAAATTAAAGTCGCGTCAATGCTTGGTTTAGAACGCAGATCCAGCACACCACCTCTGTCTCTTCCTGCGACGGAGACAAAATGAGCCAGACCAGCTTTCACTGTGAACAATTAACTTCCACAAGTGATTTACTCAGTCGGATCTGGCTCTTTGTTACAAACTTACAACTAACCTAGAGGGAAACAAAGCAGACCTGAACACATCAAAGTCGAGATTTGGAAAGGAATATTTACACCTGAAAACACTTCGAAGATGTTTGCACTGTACAGCACTCCGATTTTAAGCcgtctaaggaaaaaaaaggaggcaatTCACAAAGTCAGCATTCTAGCCGTGGGCCCTGACCTGCGCGAACCCAGCAATCATTGGACCACCCGACTCTTGAAGTTTGTTTACTGTGCATCAGTCCGGATGGAGAATAAGTGTGCAGACACTCAGGACTGAACAAAGCCCACAGAGTGAAGCAGAACAGTGCCTGTGCCAGTTTGATGAGGCAAGTAACAAGACCCGGCTTGCAGGACTAGACAATGATTACGTAGAGCGAGGACAGTGCATGTTATAGTCGTTTCCAACAACAAAACTTCCTGCTgacaaaaacaacaaagaaagaaaacatcccaTGCATCCTTTGTGCTTTGGCAGGTCGTACAAAAAGCATTGTTTTGTTCCAttgttttcctcaaaaagagCCTTAAGTAAGTGATTCTTTTTGGtgaaccactgaaaaaaaaaaaaaaaagaagaacgtCTTCCTTATAGCTACTTAAAAGAATTTTGCAGGAAGTACAAGATATATTTGTGGTACACACATGTGCCAGTCCAGGACATCAGCATAATTGCTCACTGAAGTACCTTTCCTGTTATGTCAATTAAGGAGAATTTTTGTTTATGACTATACCCATCACACTGTTGCAGGCTTTCTGGGAAAGAGTAATTAAATTTAACTCCCATTAACACCTGTAGCTCATTCCAATTTTGGTTTAATCACCAACATTTCTCTCCCATAGCCAAGGAGCCattgccatatatatatatatatatatatatatgaaaaagacAGGAGTGCATCAATGATCCCAGTAGGAGATTCCTTATGTGACAGTCAAATCAACCCACAGTGCGCAGCATGTCCGgataataaacaggaaaaaaccttcaagtgatctgaaaaagaacaacaggaggaaatggggggggtgggaggagtagGGGTGGGAAGGAGCATACATGCAACTGCTCTTTAGGCAAACTCAAAATCAAGCGCTACTGTCAGTGTGTGTTAAATACAGGCAACCTCTCATGGGAAAGCTTTTAGAAAAATGCGTACCACTTAGTGAAGAGGCTCCATTCCCCACACCGAACCTCACCCTGCATAAGCTATGTATATAAAATGTATGCAAAACTCTGTCCCGAAATAAGTACACTTCTTCTCCTCAAGCACACTTCCCTTTAGCTATTACTTCCAGGCACAAACATTACGTTGTCAGAACAAATTTCCCTGCCACAGATTGCTAGGCCAGGAGATAGCTGGCGTTTCCAATCCAGCGCCGGGGACACAGCCCCATCCCATCCCCCTGCTCAGCCTACCTGGATGCCTGCTCCTGGgagcagctccccagggctgccggctcctcctcctctggaggCCACAAGGATAGAGACGGACAAGGCTCCACCTTCCCTCCTCGGTATTCCAGCTGGTGGGCTtttgctggtggggcagggagagggctcGCAGGCTCGGCAAAGAGCAGACTTACCTGGCCGGGGTCAGGGGTGGCCCAAGGCAAGGGGTGCTTGGACAGTTGGCACAGCACACTCACCATGGCTTTACCATGCCCAAGAAACACTGGCTTCTGCACAAGTGGTCGGCATATGTGCAGTAAATATTGCATGTTTGGGATGCACTGGGCATGCTGTGCGGAGCGGCTCTGCCCCACATGCACTGCGGCTCTGATACTTCCTTCACATGCCAGACTTGGTACGTGTACACTGCACCATTCGTCTGCAGCACCAGCCGGGTCCACAGTTTCAACCGGCACAAGGGCCTGGTAAGAGTTCTTGcccctgcctctgctctgccctgaAATACATTGTTCCCTGTCcgggagaaacagagaaaatccTCACACTGCTACCTGCTGCATTTCGAGACCTGGTGGAGGACACCTAACatcacagacacactgacatgcCATAGCAGAAGAGTTCCCCCCACAAGATGGGAGGTAGGAAGGTGGTTGCAAGGCACAATGTCTTCCCCGGGCTACGCCAACAGAGGGACAGCCACAAAATTTGCCATTTGAGGCTTAATCTGAGACGTAAAGTtttgctgcagccctgggcaatGTCTGGCACGCTCCAGACTGTTTCAACTCACAACCAAAGCCGTTTCTCACTGTGCCTCTCTACTGTCCACATGTGTAAAGTTCATCTCCACATGTGAGGTCAGCGTGGCAGAGCTGTTAGTTTTGGAGTCCGCCATAGATGAAAGGGGCTGTATCAGAGCTCCCCTATCATCTTTTGTGTCCTCCCttgatttgtatttctgtatgtgACAAAGTTACTCAGCTTTACAGTGATTTCCTGAAATGGATCCCAGCCAATTTCTGGTGCTTTTTTTGGTGGTAGGGTATTTTTTGTGTTGATttgcttcctatttttttctcttacatcaCTTTTTCCTGTGTGATCCTGAATTCCTCTAGtgctcttttcctctccaggGAAATTCATCTTGGtttcctttccctgcagaaaTACTTCCCTTCTTCTCTGCCATACTGATACGGGAAGAGAGGATCTGTCATACCACCTTGGAGCAGCactgcctctgctcccctcccttattgctggcagcagccagcagcagtcaTCTGGCAGAAGAAACTCTGATGAAACCAACAGCAGAACAAAACTGGGCTTCAGAGGAGAGTTTTCCCCTGCCCTCCGCTTCCCCACTGTTTCCTGAGTGAAGTGACCAGTACAATATCCCACGGTAAATGATTTGTTGGTGTCCGTGTGTATAAAACCCATGTTATAACATCTGCATTACTATTTCCTTATACCTTATATAGGCACCTCAGATGCTCTGCACCTTGACAACCATCCCCAGCACCTCAGCCaaaagattttggtttggttggttccTACTCCTTTCCTGCTAAATCAGAAAGCACATCTACCACAGTACATTAATATAAGCAAACAAGCCTGAGTAATaatagtatacatttttaaattaaaagaacatCTACTGTCCATTAGCTAACTGATTTTACACtgataaagtattttttattactgtaaaaaaaacctCTACTCAAACTGTAGCTGCAAATAGAAGTGAACTGAAGTACAGTTAAGGAAACAGATActtcaaaagggaagaaaatgaaattgtcTCAGACTTGTCTAGCACTCTAATGTCCTATGAATTACCTCCTTTCCTCACCAGCCCTTCAGAACAGCCAAAGGAGACTGCCCATCAGAGCACATGCTGGTAAGGAAGTTTAGTGCAGACAAAGTCAATATAACATAGAGCTACATACCAAACCACCAACCATGAATATCTTGATGTTAAGGTAATTCCAGCAGCCAGGGATATAACAAGCACGTTAACACTGCTTCCAGAGACCACATTATCAAGAAGTTGAAGCCAGCTTGCATACATGCAAAAATGTTCCTGTTGCATGAAGCCAGATTTGCTTGTGCAAGATCTCTTTTGGCAGACAACTGATTAAAAGTGTACAGGAGCATGACTTGTTCAAATGGcttcagctgtttgctttttttcaaatcagATATCCTTTGCCACTTGAGCAAACCCTCATGCACACTTCACTACTACTCTGATACAGGGGCAAAACTTGAACTGTTTTTTCAACCAGCATAAACCATTAGCAGGCttggcattaaaaaaatgcagggctgtggaaagaaaacattgaaaagaaCTACATAATCTTTAGATCTTTCCTAGGTCTGATGTGGTTCAGTAGGTTGTAGAAGTCCCTCCTGAATTCTCAGCGCTCTGCCTAGCATGAACACCCTTGTCCCTTTGGGCAATGCACCAGGTTATGCTGCACAATTATCAACCAGCAAAAACCTCCTCTGTAGCTGAATTATGgaatagaaaagcagaaagcaaaggtaGAGGGAGGGAAGCAGTGGTTGCAAAAGGATGCTTCATCTCGGCCACACGCTGCAGTATGCAGTCATACAGCTGGACACTGCTACCCTGGACTTCGTAAAAGAGTCCTCCAGTGCTAGGACTGATCAGCGTCGAGAGTGGTGATAGGCAGGCTGGCAGTCAGTCATTTTGTGAAAGATGCTGCCTTTAAGAACTAAATgaacacctttttattttctttcacaaaaggaCTGAGCCAAGAGAACTGTAAATACGCCCTCAAGTCAAAATCTGTTCCCAAAGCTGTGCCTTCAGCTTCCCATCCCTCCGTAGAGCCACCCATCAGTGCAGGGCAGCCCAGTGAATGGTGACTCTCCCTGGGCTCGGGCACCCAGGAGCCGGTGGAAGCAGAGGCACGGCCGAGCCCGTAGGCAGGGTAGTGTCCGGGGGCTGCAGAACTGACGGCGTCGGAGGTGGGGGTGAGCAGCGCGGTGCGGGAGCTAGCGGCATGTTTTTCATCACTCTCGGCAAGGCCAGGGCAAAAACCGTTTCCAGACCAGTGTTAAGAAAGTGAAAACCCAAATCCATCTTTGTCTGTCCTAGGCTGCCTGCCTGACATCTGGCCATGGAAGATGAATTAAAGCTGGAGAAGTGTCATGGTGCATTGTTTCTAAGGGAGTTTTGTTCAGGAATCTTGTTCTTTCCAAGGGCAGGATgtaaggttttgcagtaactgtTGATTTACGTAGATGAGCCTTGGAAACTACACTGATGCAAGCAAATAGAAAAACAACCAAGCAGGCAGAGAGAAGGCAAAAGATAACTCAAAGCTTATTGAGGTTAATGGAGAAGCTCCCAGTGATTTCACAGGTCTCTGGATCAGGCCTCCAAGTGGAGAAAAAGCACATACTGCTAGCATCTGAACAGCTAACACACTGCAAGTGAGCTGTCTGTCCTTCGAAAAACCTGCCCGCCAGGCTCTGCCCTAGGGTCTGTGGGTGAACAGGGCACTGGGTCGTGCAGAGCCTTCAGTCTGGGAACCTTCAAATATGCCAAAGTCTTCTTTCAGAAAGAAGTAAGTAAACTGATCAGTTTCTGAAACTGTCCTTTTTGTGTTCGGTAATATGGTTTATACAATGCtgctggaaaagagagaaaagttcCCCAGAAACCTGTTctcctcttttatttttacaaatggcTTTTCTTCAGCAGTGCAACATTCAATACCTTTGAATGTCTCCCTTGCTGGGGTATTGTTGCTTCAAACTCTATTCTATTTCAAACACTTCATTAGCACAGTTAAGCATTTAAAACCTGCCTCTGCTGTGATGCTTTTCCCACCCACTAACCCTTTCCTCATTCTTGCTGTGCAAACCTTAGCTGTCTCTTTCTACCCGGGCAAGTCTAAACAGACTCTCGAGAGCCTGTCCTTTCTGTTTCTGAGGAGCTGGGTGCCAGAACTGCTCTGCAAGGCTGAAATGGACATTATTGTTGCATTATGCTTATCAAGCTCATACCCTGTACTTCCACTTTCATTTACATCTTTGACCTGCTGTAGGAACATTAGTGACCCCTTACAGTAGGCCTCCAGCACAGGCAAACATCTCACAGCAACACCACAGAGAAGGAACTGAGCTAAGGGAGGGTGGGAGTGATGTCCTATCCCAATCGACATTAGCAGTCAATAGTAAGGCCAGCACTAGACCTTTAGAGAGCTTAACACCTACTGCTGTCCTGTTTTGCAGTCACTGCCACTATTTCTTCACTCTCCCTTCTAGGATGCCTTTGGGGGCTTTCAGGAGCTACATCCTGTCCTTCTTTCTCCCTgaggtgtttcttttttccatgagGGTATCTCTCGTTATCCTGTTTTCCCTTATTTTGCTTAGAAGCCCattcccttcttctttcccactgTCTGTGAATCAAAAGATCCAAACTAGTTGTTGTGCTTACACCACCACCAGAGGAGCATGTAGCCGTGGCAGCAGAGCTGTTTCTCACAAGACTGCACACTGTTTTATGTTCTGCAAGTATCTTACCGTAGGTTTACAGCACCTATTCCTGACCCCTCCGTCATATGACTCTGTTTTCAATGGTTTCAAATTTTGCAAGGCTTCAATCCTTTGGGCTGAGGTTTTCCTCAAGACTGGTCACAAGTGAACACACTTTTTTATTCATTGTTTACTTAATGTGTCAGTCAAAACAAAATAGCCATTTCCAAAatcaaagccaagaaaatatGTTTTGGGATTTTTCTGCGTCCATGTTAAGACAGTTTTGGTGTCTTTTCCTTCAGGAAGGTAGAGTGTAAATGCATAAGCAATTCTTGGTGCAGAGACGGAAGCTCACACTCCCCATGGCCAGCTGAGCACCCTAACAGCTTGGCCATAGAGTAATGTCAATGTCTTCTTGCTTTCTGGCCTTATAAATCCTCATCCATAGAGTGATGCAGCTTCATTAGGAAGTGCAGAGTCTCCCCTCCCTATCTACCCAGTTCCTTATTAGTGAACTCCCCTGCAAGGGTGGAAATGTGGGAACAAATTGCCTCAGACACAGGGAGGAGTCTCACCTCCACCTCCTTCGATGGTCAGATTTGGGAACACAAGTGGCAGCAGCCACACAGTTCGGGGAGCCTTGCTACGCAGGAAGGAGGTTGAGAAGTAGAGAAGGGGGTATGTTGGGAGAAGATTGAAGAAAAGCCAAGGAATGCCTCATTTCTGGCTCTTCTTGCTTAGACACAAGATCAACTAATCCATTTGGTGTCTTATAGGGTGTTTTGTGGCATGCCcaaatgcagagctgctgggcGCCCAGCAAAAtgagggtcagaaatggagacaCCTGTACATGTCGAGCACTTCCAGCGCAAAACAGAAGCTGGGCAGGGATTTTCTGCAAAATAGTTTTTCACTTAGTCAACTAAGGCCTACCTAAGTCCTACTTAAGTACTTAACTCCCTTTTGGGGAATGGGCCCTTTGCCagccagctgctccagctgctgtgaGAGTGTGCTTTCACACAGCCCCCACTGCCTTCCCCATCCCGGTGTGAGGACAGGCCACCTCGCTGGAGCACGGCTCCCAGGGGAGCACCGGCTGGGCAAAGGCACCCAGAGCGGCTCTCTGATTTCAGGGCTGGGGCTCACGGTGGTTGAGTTGTTTGCCCAGAGGCATATTTTACCTCTCTTTATGCTTATTTATATACTGCCTGGTATAAATCACCTGGCTATAATCTGACCGCACGAGCTCATGTGCCAAGACAGTTTCATGTTTCTGTACACAACCAAGGGATGACTATATTTCCTTCTAGTGGTGGCAGCTTTTATAACGATATAGAAAATAATGAGTCTGAACCCATCTACTGCTCAGTTCCTAGGGAAGGGAGTCCCCTCCCAGGTCAGCGCAGAGCACAAATGTACCGGACTGAGCTGCTGCCTAAGTTTGCTGTTACTGTGGTTCCCTGCTCACTGTAGCGTGGCTGTacccttgttttttctttctttcacagcagGTAAAGGACAGCACCTTGTTTTTAACCTCTCCAGTACTCACCCATCACTTCACAAGCTGGCAGTCGTGTACTCTACCACTGAATACTAATACTAATGCTAAtgctaatactaatactaataaagTTAAACTCAGAGCAACTGATTTGCCAATCTGCAGTTAGTTTgaaatttgctgcttttgtttcagacCTGAAGGGTTAGTGGGACAGAAAGCTTGTGtggtttcttttcttgtttgtttgcttttttctccaaattcATTTCTTGGTCTAATAAAAATctggtttcatttaaaaacaaacaagcaaacaaaaccaaaaccagacacttACTctagatttttaatttaaattgtcaGCAGGTGGCTGAAAATGAATAGTAATGTGCCTAGTCATGGTTATGCAAGAGGCAGGGAGAAAATTTAGCACTTTGCTGATAGTTCACGAAAGCTGGCTAAAACGTCTGCAGTCTGCCTTCCCCAGGGCCTCTTCTTCTCCCTGTTTCTCAGCTACCATGGCTGGTACATGAAAGATATTTATCAGGCAGCAGTGGGGTATTTCAAATCATTTAGAGTGGTTTGTGCCCCTCTTTCCCTTCTTGGACTACAGATACCCTGAGCCTCAAACCCAACATTGGACACCAGGTCCCAGCACCAGCCTTGTCTTCGCTCTGATGAGCAGGGCCGTCACATCCTGCCTGTATGTTAACCGTACAAGCATGAATACATCCAGTGGCTCAGCAGCTCTCTTTTTAATTACCATTTGCCATGCCAATTCATCGCATGATGCATGCACTGTATCCCAGTCaagttggggtttgttttttaattagtcATTGCACACCGGGGCTCTCATAGCTCACTGTAGGTGTGGCTGTGAGGTGAGGCTCCCTGCAGGGTGTCAGGCTTCTGCTGTGGCAGATTTTTTAATGTGATCTCTCCATATGAAAGCTGCATTTCCTGTAAATCACAGCACTCCTTTAGCCCATACCACGAGACATTATGCTGGTGGAGGAATGACCTTAGCACCCCACAAATATCCCACTGCATGTACACATTCACAAACACTGCTGAAATAAACATGTTGATAATTTTCCATCTCTATGCAGTCAGTAAATCTCAAAACTGAAATACCAGTCTATGAAAAGAATTGTCCACCAAAAAATTTCTGCGccttttaaatatgtaaaaaccTCAATAGTATTGAAAATAATGGTACGGCTGCAAAAGGCAAGGAAACTAGcaagggaaaaaagcattttatttaaaggTCTGTATATTGGTAACCTTTTGTTTATCTAGTGCCTAATGTAGACGGAATCAAATCTAACTGGGGAAACAGCACACTTTTTGACCCAGCAGGAAGATGGACCCTGTTACAGTAGTAAAGCTTTTCCTCTGTAACAGTTGCTGGGTCTCTCCTACCTGTATGATGTAGCTGCTTTGCCCTGCTTCATCTAGGCAGAGTAACAATAAATGCAAAGTAACCTGCTAATTAAGCCAAATTCATGGCTTCTATGCATGGCTAGGACATACCAGTGAATTTGGCTGTGTGATTTTTGCAATACTACAAAGCACATTTCCAAGAAAGAAGGATGGGTTTGGCATGGTTTCATCTTAAAACTTGTTACAAGCTGATTTTCTCAGGAAGTTATTTGGTTATGAAGAATTGCCTTACCTGTGTGAACAAGTTCATActgtggaaaatgttttcaaaaagtgaCTCTTTCATGCTAGCAAAATGCAGCCTGTGAGACGAAGTATCCACTTCCCTCACCCAAAcctaatgatttttaaattggaTGTCTTTCCCTCTTAGGCAAAGCACAGATGATGCTACTGGCACAGCAGAGACACATATAGATTACCTACTTATTTTTTTGATAATGAATTAGTTTATTGTGAATTACAGAGTAAGTGTGGCCAGTATTCTCTTTGAGGGACACAACAGCTTCAAAAATGTTCAttcctcctctgttttctctgcacTACACTACAAAGATTTCAAATTGCACCAAGCACCCATTTCCCTTGATTGTCCAGGTCTGATAAACAGAGAACAAGTTCTCAAACAAACATTTGGTAGCTacttaacaaaaacaaaatattaaaacttttaaaCGCTGGAAAGAAAATTCAATAGCGTCCAATAAAGTCAGGACATGATATTTCACAGGTGAACATATATATGCACTTACATAGAAATCATAGGTtcatttttactatttaaaaCATTGCTTCATGGTATGTGTGTTTTCATAAATGAGGCATTGCCTATTCTGTAAAGCACAAGCAGTTGCAAATATCGAGTATCAATGTGGAGATTTTGGTGTATCTAGAGTCAGTTGTGAATGCATCTTCTTTTACATACGTTTCCCTTTGTGCCATTATTACCCTTAATAAAGTCTCTAGATCTTGACACAAAACAATTTTCTCAAACAGCCAGTCTCGGACACATCCACAATGCCCAGTAACCGCAACCTGTGACTATGGTCTCGGAGCAAAGTCTTCACCCAATCTAGTCTCCCCTTGAGCTTTGCCAAAGCACTGCCCAAACAGTCACAACGCAGTCCCCAGGGGCCACTGGTGTCACCCTGGGGCTCATGCAACctgtccctgtcctcatctcTATCCCTGGCCCCACTCCCGTCCTggacctgctgctgccccagccaaGCGCTGCCTTCTCACTGGTCTCATGGAGGGTGGCCACAGCTCCTGGGGGGACAGAAATGGTCATGGGGGTCCTATGAACCATTAAAATGCTGCACTGGTGTGTAAACTGGGGCCTTTCACCTGTCTCTTTGAAGT includes:
- the KCNJ15 gene encoding ATP-sensitive inward rectifier potassium channel 15 isoform X1, which translates into the protein MQYLLHICRPLVQKPVFLGHGKAMVSVLCQLSKHPLPWATPDPGQVSLLFAEPASPLPAPPAKAHQLEYRGGKVEPCPSLSLWPPEEEEPAALGSCSQEQASRTEAVRMETTKINMSRVPLVNGGIDTAMLKAHKPRVMSKSGHSNVRIDKVDGIYLLYLQDLWTTVIDMKWRYKLTLFAATFVMTWFLFGVIYYAIAFLHGDLEINKFTPKREPCVKNVDSLTGAFLFSLESQTTIGYGFRFITEECPHAIFLLVAQLVITTLIEIFITGTFLAKIARPKKRAETIKFSHCAVITKHNGELCLVIRVANMRKSLLIQCQLSGKLLQTYETKEGERILLNQASVKFNVDSSSESPFLILPLTFYHILDESSPLRDLTPQNLKEKDFELVVLLNATVESTSAVCQSRTSYIPEEIHWGYEFVPVVSLSPNGKYVADFSQFEKIRRSTDSTFYSMDSEKQKLEEKYRQEDQRERELRTMLLQQSNV
- the KCNJ15 gene encoding ATP-sensitive inward rectifier potassium channel 15 isoform X2 produces the protein MSLFRALKKTCSVIKKSLFSRETTEAVRMETTKINMSRVPLVNGGIDTAMLKAHKPRVMSKSGHSNVRIDKVDGIYLLYLQDLWTTVIDMKWRYKLTLFAATFVMTWFLFGVIYYAIAFLHGDLEINKFTPKREPCVKNVDSLTGAFLFSLESQTTIGYGFRFITEECPHAIFLLVAQLVITTLIEIFITGTFLAKIARPKKRAETIKFSHCAVITKHNGELCLVIRVANMRKSLLIQCQLSGKLLQTYETKEGERILLNQASVKFNVDSSSESPFLILPLTFYHILDESSPLRDLTPQNLKEKDFELVVLLNATVESTSAVCQSRTSYIPEEIHWGYEFVPVVSLSPNGKYVADFSQFEKIRRSTDSTFYSMDSEKQKLEEKYRQEDQRERELRTMLLQQSNV